A genomic window from Candidatus Brocadiaceae bacterium includes:
- a CDS encoding membrane integrity-associated transporter subunit PqiC: MARPAVRELALATAFAMALAGCMRSDPARLYVLTAAVPRATTQGAQGPSVAVARVSVPAYLDRSPLTTRRGASELTLAEFDRWGEPLDEGIARTLADNLSGLLPSERVTYGPAAQAARADFAVAVFVLGFECVDDREVVLSARWSVTRAGGEGEVADRLSVVHVPLDGRTAAAAVAAHSRALADLSREIAAAIAP, from the coding sequence ATGGCGCGGCCGGCCGTGCGAGAACTGGCACTGGCAACGGCGTTCGCGATGGCCCTGGCCGGATGCATGCGCAGCGATCCGGCTCGCCTGTACGTGCTGACGGCCGCCGTGCCCCGGGCGACGACGCAGGGCGCACAGGGCCCCTCGGTGGCCGTCGCCCGTGTGTCGGTGCCCGCCTATCTTGACCGAAGTCCGCTCACCACCCGCCGCGGGGCCTCGGAGCTGACGCTGGCGGAGTTCGACCGATGGGGCGAGCCGCTCGACGAGGGCATCGCGCGGACGCTGGCGGACAACCTGTCCGGCCTCCTCCCCAGCGAACGAGTCACCTACGGCCCCGCTGCACAGGCCGCGCGCGCAGACTTCGCGGTGGCCGTCTTCGTCCTGGGTTTCGAATGTGTGGACGATCGCGAGGTCGTCCTCTCGGCCCGGTGGTCGGTCACCCGGGCGGGAGGGGAGGGGGAGGTCGCCGACCGCCTGTCCGTCGTGCACGTGCCGCTTGACGGCCGCACCGCCGCAGCGGCCGTCGCCGCGCATAGCCGGGCCCTTGCCGATCTGAGCCGGGAGATCGCGGCCGCCATCGCGCCGTGA